In the genome of Opitutia bacterium KCR 482, one region contains:
- the lpxI gene encoding UDP-2,3-diacylglucosamine diphosphatase LpxI (LpxI, functionally equivalent to LpxH, replaces it in LPS biosynthesis in a minority of bacteria.) produces the protein MISKFLPTDFDKSAKIAILAGKGAYPSLLKDRLDAAGIPNALMAFEGETAPELWERFDDSQRACANVGQLGHLLKNLKKVGARYAIMAGQITPKKLFKGMKPDLKAILVLATLKRKNAETIFGAIADQLQKIGVDMLDARAFLDDSLAPKGFFCGANMKNILPEHIEHAMHIARECARLDIGQGCVVSRGTVLAVEAFEGTDAMLERAATFGAKDCIFAKTVKPNQDYRFDVPVIGERTMRKLAAADIKNVVVEADKVIVLEKDKVKKLAEENGIRILGI, from the coding sequence ATGATTTCAAAATTCCTGCCAACCGACTTCGACAAATCCGCGAAAATCGCAATCCTCGCCGGCAAGGGCGCATACCCGTCGCTCCTGAAAGACAGACTCGACGCGGCGGGAATCCCCAACGCGCTAATGGCGTTCGAAGGCGAAACCGCTCCCGAACTGTGGGAGAGGTTCGACGACTCCCAACGCGCGTGCGCAAACGTCGGACAGCTCGGACACCTGCTGAAAAACCTCAAAAAAGTCGGGGCGCGGTACGCAATAATGGCTGGGCAAATCACGCCCAAAAAGCTCTTTAAGGGTATGAAGCCCGACCTCAAAGCAATTCTCGTGCTCGCAACCCTCAAACGCAAAAACGCCGAAACCATCTTCGGGGCTATCGCCGACCAACTGCAAAAAATCGGCGTAGACATGCTCGACGCACGCGCTTTCCTCGACGACTCCCTCGCGCCGAAAGGCTTTTTCTGCGGGGCGAACATGAAAAACATTCTGCCCGAACACATCGAACACGCAATGCACATCGCCCGCGAATGCGCAAGGCTCGACATCGGACAGGGCTGCGTGGTCTCGCGCGGAACGGTGCTTGCCGTCGAAGCTTTCGAGGGCACCGACGCAATGCTCGAACGCGCCGCGACATTCGGGGCAAAAGACTGCATTTTCGCAAAAACCGTAAAACCGAATCAGGACTACCGCTTCGACGTGCCCGTAATCGGCGAACGCACAATGCGCAAACTCGCGGCGGCGGACATAAAAAACGTGGTCGTCGAGGCAGACAAAGTCATAGTGCTCGAAAAGGACAAAGTAAAGAAACTCGCCGAGGAAAACGGAATAAGAATTTTGGGAATATAA
- a CDS encoding SufE family protein, which yields MGIIDDRKNAVREEYGYFGTPQELFEYIVLKNKSATPLDKELKIDEFLVKGCVSSLWLVPTFSDGKCHFKSDADSVITRGIASLVCSMYDGLTPEEVLQFDPSFLEELGITAHLTPNRRNGLSQLCKKIAEFAEFHKAQSR from the coding sequence ATGGGTATCATAGACGACAGAAAAAACGCCGTGCGCGAAGAATACGGATATTTCGGAACGCCGCAGGAATTGTTCGAATACATCGTGCTGAAAAACAAGTCGGCAACTCCGCTCGACAAGGAGCTGAAAATCGACGAATTTCTCGTGAAGGGCTGCGTGTCGAGCCTGTGGCTCGTGCCGACTTTCTCGGACGGCAAATGCCATTTCAAGTCGGACGCAGACTCCGTGATTACGCGCGGAATAGCGTCGCTTGTGTGCTCAATGTACGACGGACTTACCCCCGAAGAGGTGCTGCAATTCGACCCGTCGTTCCTCGAAGAGCTTGGCATCACCGCGCACCTGACGCCCAACCGCCGCAACGGGCTGAGCCAGCTCTGCAAGAAAATCGCCGAATTCGCCGAATTCCACAAAGCGCAATCCCGATAA